In the genome of Bosea sp. BIWAKO-01, the window CGCCGAGCGGCCAACCTTCCGATTCATGCTTGGGCCGATAGGCGGAGGGGTCGTCCGAGGTCGAGTGGGCGCCGGCGCGATAGGTGACGTATTCGACCAGCGTGGGCCCGAGATTGCGCCTCGCACGCTCGATTGCCCATTGCGCCACTGCGTAGGTCGCAAGGTAGTCGTTGCCGTCGACGCGCAGGGCCGGAATGCCGAAGCCGAGTCCGCGCGCCGCGAAAGTGCCGGAGCCGCCGCGGGCAATGCCCTGGAAGGTCGAGATCGCCCACTGATTGTTGACGACATTGAGGACGACCGGGGCCTTGTAGGTCGAGGCGAAGACCAGGGCGGCGTGGAAATCGGACTCCGCTGTCGAGCCGTCGCCGACCCAGGCGGCCGCGATCCTGCGATCGCCCTTGATCGCCGAGGCCATGGCCCAGCCTACCGCCTGGACGAACTGGGTGGCGAGATTGCCGGAGATCGAAAAGAAGCCGTGCGCTTTCGACGAGTACATGACCGGAAGCTGGCGACCTTTGATCGGGTCTCGCTCGTTCGAGTAGATCTGGCACATCATGTCGACGAGCGGATAATCATGCGCGATGAGGAGCCCGGCCTGCCGATAGGTCGGGAAATTCATATCCTCCGGGCCGAGCGCAATGCGAAAGGCGCAGCTCACCGCCTCTTCCCCGGTGTGCTGCATGTAGAACGAGGTCTTGCCCTGGCGCTGCGCCATCTGCATGCGTGCATCAAAGGCGCGTAGCGTCATCATGTGGCGCATGCCCCGGATCAGAGCATCGCTATCGAGAGCGGGCACCCACGGGCCGACGGCCTGCCCCTCCCGGTCGAGCACGCGGATGATCGAATACGCGAGATCGCGAATTTCCTTGGGATCGATATCGACCGGAGGCCTGCGGACCGAGCCCGCTTCAGGGATAACGACATTGGAGAAATCCGGCCTGCCGCCCGGGCGGCTGGCGGGTTCGGGGACATGAAAGCGCAACGGCTGATCGGTCATGCCCGCACTCCGGCAAGGTCGCCCTGCCGACCCGCATGCAGCGAGCCGACATAGAATGAACCCGGCTCGTCGCCGCACTCGAAAGCCTCAACAGCTGCGAGCGCCGGATGGCGGGCAAGGCGGAAGCCGATCTCCGCACAGTCCGAGACGCCTTCGGTCTCGATGACCATGCGGATCGCGGTTCGTCCGTCATCTTGGCGGGAGCTCGACATTTCGACAAGGGCGAAGCCGAAGCGCTGGGCATCGAGCAGGAGCCTGGCCAACCCGTCATAGGCGTTGCTGGTCGACGCTTTCACCACCATTCGCCGTTGCGTTCGCCCGGTCATCACACCTCCCAATCGCCGCAACGACGTTAATCCGGCAAACAGAAAGTTATTTCCTGAAGATACTCGACATTCGGCTCAATCTCGGCAAATCCTTCCGCTATTATCTCCATCTACAGAAGATTCAACCGATGACCGGCAAGTCCAGGCGCAGCGACGCTCTCGACCCTATCGACCGGCGGATTCTGTCCGCCCTGCGGGCCGATGGCCGCCTGACGACGAGCGCACTGGCCGAGATGGTCGGGCTCTCGCCATCGCCTTGCTGGACGCGGGTCAGGCGGCTGGAGGAAAGCGGCGCAATCGAGCGCTATGTGGCAGTGCTGGATCACGCGGCCCTGGGGCTCAACAACACCGTCTTTGTCGAGATCACGCTCGACAAGCACGACGACAAGGTGCTCGACACGTTCGGGGACGCGCTGGCGCGCATTCCCGAAGTGGTCGAGGCTCATCTCGTCACCGGCGAGTACGACTATCTCGTCAAGGTCGTGGTCAGCGGCACCGACCACTACGAGCGCTTCCTCCGTGAGACGCTCTATAGGATCCCCGGAATTCGTCAGTCACGCACGACCTTCGGGCTCAGGACGCTGAAGCGGGCGATCTCGGTCGATCCGCTGCAACTGCCGTGATGCACCATGCCAGGGGCCAGTTCAGTGCCGCTGGCTGAGCGTAACGACGTTGTCCTGCAGGCGCCTGACGATCAACCGCGTCACCGACAGCGCCATGCTCGGGAACTCGGTCAGCAAAGCGACGAAGACGTCCTTGCGCAAGCGGAGCACCGTCAGCGGCGTGGTCGCGATGACCGTTGCCGAGCGGGGATCATCGGTCACGATTCCCATTTCACCGAACAGGCTATTGGCGTTCATGGTCGAAATGCGGACAGGCGGCCCCGGCGCCTCGGACAAAACGTCAGCCGAGCCCGTGATCAGCAGATAGGCGGCGTCCGACTCGTCGCCCTGTCGAAAGATGACATCTCCCGCCGCAAACTCGACCCGCTCGCCAGTGAAGGCCAGCAACCTCAGGCGGACCGTATCGACATCGGCAAAGATCGGCACGGAGCGCAGGGCACGCAGCTCGATATTGCCCGCGTCCAGAGGATCGCCGGCAAAGACCTCGTCCGACTGAGCCTGCGTCTGAACCGCCGCGTCGGTGGAACTGACGGAGTTTGTTCCATGGAATTCGAGGCTGGCATCGAAGCGGCCCAGTTCAGCGATTTGCCGGCCGGCAACGAGAATAGTCCGCCCCTTCATGAAGGTCGCGATCCGCGCGAACAGCCTGGCAGCCTCGGCCTGCCCGAAAGACGCCAGCGCGTCGTTCAGGATCAGGATCTGCGGGCGCTTGATCAGGCAGCGGGCCAGAGCGACGGCCGCCTTGGCCGCCGGAAACAGGAACTGCCCGCCATAGCCGGCCTGTTGATCAAGCCCCCAGCGATAGACATCACGCTCCAGGCCCAGCTCGATCAGGCTCTCACGGATGGCCTCGAGCGCGCGCTCCGCATCGGCGGCACTGCTGCTGGCAACGCAGCCGAACAAGAGATTGTCGCGCAGGGGCGCTGCCGGGCAGTAACGGGCAGGATCGTAGAAGGCGATGGCGTCTGCCATCTCCGGGCTGGCCTGCGCGCGCAAGGCGCGCCGCGCCGCGAGGATGCGGACCTCGTCCGCCTCGCCCAGCAGACCCAGGCGATGCCGCGGCTCCGCATAGAGAAATGCCAGCGCGATCAACCGGGAGCGATCGCCCTCCCGGAGCGTGTGGGCTTCGGCCCGCCCGAGGATGACCTGATAGTCCGGGAACTGGTCAGCTGAGATAAAAGAGAACTGCTCGAACAGGACGTGATCGGCTGGAAGATCGCGAAAGATCTCAAGCATGGTCGCTGCGATACGCCGTCCTATCTGGGTCAGGAACGTGGTCAGTCCCTGCGCGTCCAGAATGGAGCGAACCAGCTCGTGACTGGCGAGGCGATCCCCGGCGAGCCCGGGATCGGTGACGACACCAAAGAGGATATTCTCGCCGATGGTCGCGTTCCGTGTGTATCGCTCGGGATCGTAGGGCTCCACCGCATTGCCCGCCCCGCGCCCAATCAGCCTGGAGCGAATTCTCGTACGGATCTCGGCAACCCTGTCGACGATCTCGGTCGGGTCATCCGCACTCAGTTGGCGCTGCAGGCCGAAACGGAACACCGTTTCGGCAAGTCCGACCACATCCAGCACCTCGACCAGGAGCCTTTCGAGCTCGTCCCTGCTCGCGACGCCGGCGCCGTCGAAATCGAGCGACCAGGGCTGCCCGCCCGCCTGAGCCGAAATCGGGCGGCGCAGGCCGTAGAGTATGTTGTCGCGCAAGGACGCATCGAGAATGACGGGTTCGCCTCCAAGATAGGCCAGCACCCGCCCTCTCCGTTCGGGTGACAACGAGGCCAGAGGAATTCCGGCCAGCGTCACCGTGCCGTCGAACGGCGCCATGCTGCCCCCGAGCACACAAGCGAAAGCAGCCGCCCCCTCCCCCGCCTTGTCGATCAAGGCGATATTCCCCCCCAAAGGCAGAGCAAATGAAATGCGCTCGAGCAGCCGGTCGCCGGCCGGCCCAAGAACCGTCAACCCCTTGGCCGCGATCATGCCTTCACCAGGCACGATGCCCTCCCCGGGCAGCGGAGCCTGCGGCCGTTCCGGCGCAGGGGTATCGTCCAGCGAGAACTGCTGGGTGACCTGCTGAAACCGCGCCTCGACATCGAGACGTTGCTGATCCCAATCGATCAGTTCCTTTACTGGCGTCGGCAGGTCGCGATAAGCGGCGATGACCGCGACGAGCTGGCCGATGTCGAGCCGGCCGGTCAGGGCGAAGTACCCCCCGATCGTGTAGAACAGGAACGGGGTCAGCTGGGCCAACAGGTTGTTCAGGAACTTGACCGCGAATTTGCGCCCATAGAGCTGGTAGCGGATGCCGAACAGCCTCTCGAGTCGCACCGCGACAAGTGCCTTCTCGACCGCAGAGGTGCCGTGGCCAGCAACCTCGTCCAGCGACTCGACGACCTCGCCGATCTTGCCGGCAAGAGCCCGTGACTCGATCTGGCGCTGTCGACCAAGCCGGATCTGCTCGCGCCGCATCCGGGGAATGATGACGGCCTGAACAAGTACGATGCCTGCCGCGATCGAGCCCAACGCCAGGTTCTGCAGCAGAATGAAGATCAGTGCGGTCAGGGCCTGACCACCGAGCAGAACCGGCTGGATGAAGGCATCACCGACGAAGCCGCCGATCGGCTCGACCTCGTCCTTGATGACAGTTGCGGCCTCGGAGGGCTTGAGCCGGCGCCGTGCCTCCGGCGTGAAACTCAACAGGGTCGCGAAGAGGTCGGCTCGCAGGCGCTGCAGCAGCCGTTCGCCCAAGGCCCCCTTGCGCATGTTGATGACGTATTTGAAGCCGCCATTGATGAGGACCAGCAGCAGGAACAGACCGGACAGCGCAAACAGATAGCTGATGCGATCGAGCGTGAAGCCGCTCAGAAGTTCACGGCTACCGCCGAGCCAGGCAGGAAGGGAGAGGGAAAGCCGGAAGAGCCGCGCCGTCTCCTGCCCACCGGAAAAGGCACGGCCCTGAATGGCGTCGGTGATGATGTATTTCGGCAGCTCCAGCGAAAGATAGTAGAAGGGGAAGGACAGCAGCACGATCGCGATGATCTGGATCTGCTGGCGCTGGCTGTTGCGCCAGATATAGGCAAACAGGCCTGTTGTTGCCGCGCTCGCCTCAACCTGCGCCTGAGGCGCGGCTTGCGCCGCCGCTTGTCCTGGCCGCGAGCGCAGGCGCTGTGCCGCCTGCAGTAAGGAACCATCCACCATGGAGCGCATCCGGCCTGTGATGTGAGCGCTGCG includes:
- a CDS encoding Lrp/AsnC family transcriptional regulator, which produces MTGKSRRSDALDPIDRRILSALRADGRLTTSALAEMVGLSPSPCWTRVRRLEESGAIERYVAVLDHAALGLNNTVFVEITLDKHDDKVLDTFGDALARIPEVVEAHLVTGEYDYLVKVVVSGTDHYERFLRETLYRIPGIRQSRTTFGLRTLKRAISVDPLQLP
- a CDS encoding cyclic nucleotide-binding domain-containing protein: MVDGSLLQAAQRLRSRPGQAAAQAAPQAQVEASAATTGLFAYIWRNSQRQQIQIIAIVLLSFPFYYLSLELPKYIITDAIQGRAFSGGQETARLFRLSLSLPAWLGGSRELLSGFTLDRISYLFALSGLFLLLVLINGGFKYVINMRKGALGERLLQRLRADLFATLLSFTPEARRRLKPSEAATVIKDEVEPIGGFVGDAFIQPVLLGGQALTALIFILLQNLALGSIAAGIVLVQAVIIPRMRREQIRLGRQRQIESRALAGKIGEVVESLDEVAGHGTSAVEKALVAVRLERLFGIRYQLYGRKFAVKFLNNLLAQLTPFLFYTIGGYFALTGRLDIGQLVAVIAAYRDLPTPVKELIDWDQQRLDVEARFQQVTQQFSLDDTPAPERPQAPLPGEGIVPGEGMIAAKGLTVLGPAGDRLLERISFALPLGGNIALIDKAGEGAAAFACVLGGSMAPFDGTVTLAGIPLASLSPERRGRVLAYLGGEPVILDASLRDNILYGLRRPISAQAGGQPWSLDFDGAGVASRDELERLLVEVLDVVGLAETVFRFGLQRQLSADDPTEIVDRVAEIRTRIRSRLIGRGAGNAVEPYDPERYTRNATIGENILFGVVTDPGLAGDRLASHELVRSILDAQGLTTFLTQIGRRIAATMLEIFRDLPADHVLFEQFSFISADQFPDYQVILGRAEAHTLREGDRSRLIALAFLYAEPRHRLGLLGEADEVRILAARRALRAQASPEMADAIAFYDPARYCPAAPLRDNLLFGCVASSSAADAERALEAIRESLIELGLERDVYRWGLDQQAGYGGQFLFPAAKAAVALARCLIKRPQILILNDALASFGQAEAARLFARIATFMKGRTILVAGRQIAELGRFDASLEFHGTNSVSSTDAAVQTQAQSDEVFAGDPLDAGNIELRALRSVPIFADVDTVRLRLLAFTGERVEFAAGDVIFRQGDESDAAYLLITGSADVLSEAPGPPVRISTMNANSLFGEMGIVTDDPRSATVIATTPLTVLRLRKDVFVALLTEFPSMALSVTRLIVRRLQDNVVTLSQRH
- a CDS encoding 3-methyl-2-oxobutanoate dehydrogenase (2-methylpropanoyl-transferring) subunit alpha, whose amino-acid sequence is MTDQPLRFHVPEPASRPGGRPDFSNVVIPEAGSVRRPPVDIDPKEIRDLAYSIIRVLDREGQAVGPWVPALDSDALIRGMRHMMTLRAFDARMQMAQRQGKTSFYMQHTGEEAVSCAFRIALGPEDMNFPTYRQAGLLIAHDYPLVDMMCQIYSNERDPIKGRQLPVMYSSKAHGFFSISGNLATQFVQAVGWAMASAIKGDRRIAAAWVGDGSTAESDFHAALVFASTYKAPVVLNVVNNQWAISTFQGIARGGSGTFAARGLGFGIPALRVDGNDYLATYAVAQWAIERARRNLGPTLVEYVTYRAGAHSTSDDPSAYRPKHESEGWPLGDPLIRLKQHLIALGAWTEERHKQAEAEILATVIAAQKEAERHGTLHAGGKPSARDIFEDVYAELPPHLRRQRQQIGV